In Bacillus sp. SB49, a single window of DNA contains:
- a CDS encoding purine/pyrimidine permease, whose amino-acid sequence MSRNSSLVLNNAMETIQWFVFLLANAVALPIVIGAIFELNFVEISELMQRTFFVVGLASLLQGWIGHRLPIMEGPAGLWISIFTVMAYTGVHAGDSYREVLQVLQGTMIWTGIFLLLFGLFRLSHRVLFVFTPFVTGAFLFLLTVQLSGTFLQGMLGIDGGEQQIESTGAIIAFVTVLLVLGLSIAGRGWVKSFAVLIGIVMGWVLYVIVAGGGSGGGQAGGGFSLPEVFAWGAPVFSLNTIPLAFMIAVILLSNLVASVVAVTETIHGKATYTYAQINRGSSFMGINHGLAALFSSIANVSMASSSGFMQLTGQKRKAPFLYAAALLILVSFFPSIVAFISGIPKPVANAALLATFIQLMGLGLSNMTSERLDERRLMILGISFSIGIGLMFLPSSVFAGMPAMAQNLLSNGLLVGTILVILLDQLWKESNRTA is encoded by the coding sequence ATGAGCAGGAATTCGAGTTTAGTATTAAATAATGCGATGGAAACGATCCAATGGTTCGTTTTCCTTCTGGCCAATGCCGTTGCCTTGCCGATTGTCATCGGCGCCATATTCGAATTGAACTTCGTTGAGATTTCCGAATTAATGCAGCGTACGTTTTTCGTTGTGGGGCTTGCCTCCCTTCTGCAAGGATGGATCGGGCATCGACTGCCGATCATGGAAGGGCCGGCGGGATTATGGATCAGTATTTTCACCGTGATGGCTTATACGGGTGTCCATGCTGGAGACAGTTACCGGGAAGTATTGCAGGTTCTGCAGGGGACGATGATATGGACGGGAATCTTCCTGCTTCTATTCGGTTTGTTCCGTCTATCTCACCGTGTGCTATTTGTTTTCACCCCGTTTGTAACGGGCGCTTTTTTATTTTTATTGACCGTTCAGCTCAGTGGGACATTTCTTCAGGGAATGCTCGGTATTGATGGAGGAGAACAGCAGATTGAATCAACCGGCGCCATCATTGCTTTCGTAACGGTACTGCTGGTATTGGGTTTATCTATTGCCGGACGGGGCTGGGTGAAAAGTTTCGCCGTTCTGATTGGAATTGTAATGGGATGGGTATTGTATGTCATAGTTGCCGGCGGCGGATCCGGCGGAGGACAAGCCGGGGGAGGCTTCTCGCTTCCGGAGGTGTTTGCATGGGGGGCTCCTGTTTTTTCCTTGAATACGATCCCGCTCGCTTTCATGATAGCAGTCATCCTGTTGTCTAACTTGGTAGCTTCTGTTGTAGCGGTGACAGAGACGATTCATGGGAAAGCGACCTATACATATGCACAGATCAATCGTGGAAGCAGCTTCATGGGGATCAACCACGGCCTTGCTGCACTTTTTTCTTCTATTGCTAATGTGTCGATGGCTTCTTCTTCCGGTTTTATGCAGCTGACGGGCCAAAAGCGGAAAGCGCCGTTTTTATATGCTGCGGCGCTTCTTATCCTGGTGTCCTTCTTCCCGTCGATTGTTGCCTTCATATCCGGCATTCCGAAGCCTGTTGCCAATGCAGCGCTTCTGGCTACATTTATCCAGTTGATGGGTCTCGGTCTGTCGAACATGACGAGTGAACGGCTGGACGAACGCCGTTTAATGATCCTTGGGATTTCCTTCTCCATCGGTATTGGATTGATGTTCCTGCCTTCCTCCGTTTTCGCTGGTATGCCTGCTATGGCACAGAATTTGCTCAGCAATGGTCTGCTTGTCGGCACCATCCTTGTCATTCTGTTGGATCAGCTGTGGAAGGAATCAAACAGAACGGCATAG
- the queF gene encoding preQ(1) synthase, with translation MPGRNEDSLNLSLLGNQETAYATTYDPQVLETFDNQHPNRDYFVKFNCPEFTTLCPKTGQPDFATIYISYVPNIKMVESKSLKLYLFSFRNHGDFHEDSVNTIMNDLIDLMDPRYIEVWGKFTPRGGISIDPYCNYGKPGTKFEQMADHRMMNHDMYPETIDNR, from the coding sequence ATGCCCGGACGAAACGAAGATTCTCTTAATCTATCTCTACTGGGAAACCAGGAAACAGCTTACGCCACTACTTACGACCCGCAGGTCTTGGAGACATTCGATAATCAGCATCCGAACCGCGACTATTTCGTCAAGTTCAACTGCCCGGAGTTCACAACTCTGTGTCCAAAAACAGGCCAGCCTGACTTCGCCACCATTTATATCAGCTATGTACCGAACATTAAAATGGTCGAGAGCAAGTCCCTGAAGCTTTATCTCTTCAGCTTCCGTAACCACGGAGACTTTCATGAGGACAGTGTCAACACAATCATGAACGACCTGATCGATTTGATGGACCCTCGTTATATAGAGGTATGGGGTAAATTCACTCCACGCGGAGGTATTTCTATCGATCCTTACTGCAATTATGGAAAGCCGGGCACGAAGTTCGAACAAATGGCCGATCATCGTATGATGAACCATGACATGTATCCGGAGACGATTGACAACCGTTAA
- a CDS encoding DUF3891 family protein, with amino-acid sequence MIVIEKQDHFIMIQQHDHAYISGQIVAFWKKNFLLRSKLREVADWAIQQHDRAWIPLDQNPAWNEEKQRPYSFIDYPLAEKIEAYRRGIEEVEEQSLYAGILCSMHYASFFKEDSGVQEERNFIEEEKNRRSRLFEQMDMDIPEDIYQLHFRRLQFCDDLSLFLCMTGPDVPKEEEVPWFRNGFPQTFDVAPEGIRADWEAEDRVSVHPFPFAQPFEVDIPYRRVGKQDISDKGLLAAYQKEEVRHKTVAVVRKQD; translated from the coding sequence ATGATTGTCATAGAAAAGCAAGATCACTTCATCATGATTCAGCAACATGACCATGCCTACATATCTGGACAAATTGTCGCGTTCTGGAAGAAGAATTTTTTGTTGCGCTCGAAGCTCAGGGAAGTGGCAGACTGGGCGATTCAGCAACACGACCGTGCTTGGATTCCACTTGATCAGAATCCTGCTTGGAATGAGGAAAAGCAGCGTCCTTATTCTTTTATCGATTATCCATTGGCAGAGAAGATAGAGGCGTATCGCAGAGGTATAGAAGAGGTGGAAGAACAATCCTTGTACGCCGGTATTCTATGCAGCATGCATTATGCGTCTTTCTTCAAGGAAGACAGCGGCGTTCAAGAGGAGCGAAATTTTATAGAAGAAGAAAAAAATCGCCGCTCCAGACTGTTTGAACAAATGGACATGGATATCCCGGAAGATATCTACCAGCTCCACTTCCGAAGGCTGCAGTTCTGCGACGATCTTTCTCTTTTCCTTTGTATGACAGGTCCGGACGTCCCGAAGGAAGAAGAAGTACCTTGGTTTCGTAATGGATTCCCTCAAACGTTTGATGTTGCTCCGGAAGGCATTCGTGCTGATTGGGAAGCGGAGGACCGTGTTTCTGTCCACCCGTTCCCGTTTGCTCAGCCTTTTGAAGTAGACATCCCCTATCGACGTGTAGGGAAACAGGATATTTCCGATAAAGGACTGCTCGCTGCCTATCAGAAGGAAGAAGTACGTCATAAGACAGTGGCTGTAGTCCGGAAACAGGATTAA
- a CDS encoding lysine N(6)-hydroxylase/L-ornithine N(5)-oxygenase family protein: protein MQQHIYDVAGIGIGPYNLGLAALMDQKGEVDGIFFDKTPEFAWHPGMLIETMDLQVPFLADLVTFADPKSPYTFMNYLYEHDRMFPFFFHRHFEVPRQEYNHYMKWVAGQIDNLHFGHTVIDVLDRKNESIPHYEVVVEDHTTGKRKSFFSRHVVLGTGSEPIILDGMDHLPNEDVLHTSRYLFAKDELLKAGHVTVVGSGQSALEVFLDLLEEQDRRGDMKVSLLTRSGGLFQLDKAKFAQEMFTPAFVDYFHELSLDSRKEALSTLDPLRKGIDPETLTRLYTKLYHRTAGQEDSRVFIQPMTEIRGIEADERGYRLQCRQWQEEIDYEYETEKVVLATGYKPHVPKWFYDRFESEVEWEDEGMYKVTRDYQLVFGDDRQHHIFTLTDLVHSHGAGATNLGLSVHRNVHILNTIAGREIYRNQKDSAFQQFTVKDLQKHPNGN, encoded by the coding sequence ATGCAGCAACACATATATGATGTCGCCGGAATTGGAATTGGTCCTTATAATCTGGGTCTTGCAGCTCTCATGGATCAGAAAGGAGAGGTCGACGGAATCTTTTTTGATAAGACTCCGGAGTTTGCCTGGCACCCGGGCATGTTGATCGAGACAATGGATCTGCAGGTACCTTTCCTGGCTGATCTCGTGACCTTCGCAGATCCGAAGAGCCCCTATACGTTCATGAATTATCTCTATGAGCATGACCGGATGTTTCCTTTCTTCTTCCATCGTCATTTCGAGGTTCCGAGGCAGGAATACAACCACTATATGAAATGGGTGGCGGGTCAGATCGACAATCTGCATTTTGGACATACCGTCATCGATGTATTGGATAGGAAAAATGAATCCATTCCGCACTATGAGGTGGTTGTCGAAGATCACACCACAGGAAAGAGGAAATCGTTCTTCTCCCGGCACGTCGTGCTTGGTACGGGGAGCGAACCGATTATCCTGGACGGAATGGATCACCTTCCAAATGAAGATGTCCTGCACACGAGTCGTTATTTATTTGCGAAAGATGAGCTGTTGAAGGCCGGGCATGTAACAGTGGTGGGTTCTGGTCAAAGTGCCTTGGAGGTGTTCCTTGATTTGCTGGAGGAGCAGGACCGGCGCGGGGATATGAAGGTGAGTCTTCTGACAAGATCCGGTGGATTGTTTCAGCTGGACAAGGCAAAATTCGCACAGGAGATGTTTACACCGGCATTTGTCGATTATTTTCATGAACTTTCCCTGGATTCCAGAAAAGAAGCCCTCTCTACCCTTGACCCGCTCCGTAAGGGGATTGACCCGGAAACATTGACGAGGCTTTACACCAAGCTTTATCACCGGACGGCGGGTCAGGAAGACAGCCGCGTGTTTATACAGCCTATGACGGAGATCAGGGGGATTGAAGCGGACGAAAGAGGCTACCGCCTGCAGTGCCGCCAGTGGCAGGAAGAGATAGACTATGAGTATGAGACAGAGAAAGTGGTTCTGGCAACCGGCTACAAGCCGCATGTTCCGAAATGGTTTTACGACCGTTTTGAGTCCGAGGTGGAATGGGAGGACGAAGGAATGTATAAGGTGACCCGTGATTACCAGCTTGTGTTTGGGGATGATCGTCAGCATCACATCTTTACTCTGACGGACCTAGTCCATTCACACGGGGCTGGAGCGACCAACTTGGGGTTGTCCGTTCACAGAAACGTCCATATCCTTAACACGATTGCAGGCAGGGAGATCTACAGGAACCAGAAGGATTCCGCCTTCCAACAATTTACCGTCAAAGATTTACAGAAGCATCCAAATGGTAATTAA
- the modA gene encoding molybdate ABC transporter substrate-binding protein, with the protein MKKLIILCSLTACLFLAACSSQAEEQKNQPKEITVAAAASLTDAVEEAAPLFEEATGTKVNTTFGSSGKLAKQIEHGAPVDLFLSADGMWVDELEEKELADTETRTNFAANRIVLITPKGQSKEDALTFKSLNKVPGEQTIAIGNPDSVPAGSYTKQALEKIQLWKDLKDQLVYASDVRQVLAYVESGEAAYGFVYASDAEISDNIQVVEQVDKNLHNPITYPGILISKSRTKDQAEAFLSFLKEDQGQDILRKYGFEVEG; encoded by the coding sequence ATGAAGAAATTAATCATATTATGTTCCCTCACAGCCTGTCTGTTTCTGGCCGCATGCTCCTCCCAAGCGGAAGAACAGAAAAATCAACCGAAAGAAATAACGGTTGCTGCAGCCGCCAGTCTGACGGATGCCGTTGAAGAAGCTGCTCCCTTATTCGAAGAAGCAACCGGTACGAAAGTGAATACGACATTTGGAAGCTCCGGGAAATTAGCCAAGCAGATCGAACACGGTGCTCCGGTCGATCTATTCTTATCTGCAGACGGAATGTGGGTCGATGAATTAGAAGAAAAAGAACTTGCCGATACAGAAACACGGACGAATTTTGCTGCCAACCGCATCGTATTGATTACACCAAAGGGTCAGTCGAAAGAAGATGCCCTCACGTTCAAGAGCCTGAATAAGGTCCCGGGTGAGCAAACAATTGCAATCGGTAATCCAGACAGCGTTCCCGCTGGTTCTTATACGAAGCAGGCACTGGAAAAGATTCAATTGTGGAAGGATTTGAAAGATCAGCTTGTCTACGCCAGTGATGTCCGCCAGGTGCTGGCTTATGTAGAATCAGGCGAGGCTGCTTACGGGTTCGTTTATGCAAGTGATGCAGAGATTTCGGATAACATTCAGGTCGTCGAACAAGTGGACAAAAATCTACATAATCCGATCACATACCCAGGAATCCTTATTTCAAAAAGCCGGACTAAGGATCAAGCAGAAGCCTTCTTATCCTTCTTAAAGGAAGATCAGGGACAGGACATCCTGCGGAAATATGGGTTTGAGGTAGAGGGCTGA
- the acsA gene encoding acetate--CoA ligase → MDMQPIPARSGNHNMEDYTETYKNFQWEEAKRHFTWNETGKVNIAYEAVDRHAEDPEKKDKAALIFSAPDREEVLTFEDLKQKSNQFANILKKHHIDKGDRVFLFMPRSPEFYAAFFGIMKVGAIAGPLFEAFMEQAVRDRLEDSEATMLITTPELLERVPADDLPNLKQVVLVGGDAPGNYISFEEEMEQASSEFDVEWVDLEDGMLLHYTSGSTGKPKGVLHVHHAMIQHYQTGKWVLDLKEDDVYWCTADPGWVTGTSYGIFAPWLNGVTSVIRGGRFSPDDWYATIADKNVSVWYSAPTAFRKMLSAGEATAKNYDLSSLRHILSVGEPLNPEVVSWGLKAFDLRIHDTWWMTETGAMLICNYPSMDIRPGSMGKPIPGVEASIVDNEGNELPANQMGNLAIKKGWPSMMRAIWNNPGKYESYFLNGWYVSGDSAYKDEEGYFWFQGRLDDVINTSGERVGPFEVESKLIEHEAVAEAGVIGKPDPERGEIIKAFITLRDGYEQSDELLEDIRQFVKKGLSAHAAPREIEIKDTIPKTRSGKIMRRLLKSWELGLPTGDTSTLEE, encoded by the coding sequence ATGGACATGCAACCAATACCGGCTCGATCTGGCAATCACAACATGGAAGACTACACAGAAACGTATAAGAATTTTCAGTGGGAAGAAGCGAAGCGTCATTTCACGTGGAATGAAACAGGAAAGGTTAATATCGCTTATGAAGCGGTTGATCGTCATGCAGAGGATCCGGAGAAGAAGGACAAAGCGGCTCTTATATTTTCCGCCCCTGACCGGGAAGAAGTGCTGACGTTTGAAGATTTAAAGCAGAAGAGTAATCAGTTCGCCAATATATTGAAGAAGCATCATATTGATAAAGGGGACCGCGTTTTTCTTTTCATGCCGAGAAGCCCGGAATTTTATGCAGCATTCTTCGGTATTATGAAGGTTGGTGCGATTGCAGGACCACTGTTCGAAGCCTTCATGGAGCAGGCAGTGCGCGACAGGCTCGAGGATAGTGAAGCAACGATGCTGATCACGACACCGGAGTTATTGGAGCGTGTTCCTGCTGATGATCTTCCGAATTTAAAACAAGTCGTACTGGTAGGCGGCGATGCACCTGGGAACTATATTTCCTTTGAGGAAGAGATGGAACAGGCATCGAGCGAGTTCGACGTCGAATGGGTCGACCTGGAAGATGGGATGCTTCTGCATTACACATCCGGTTCGACAGGAAAACCGAAGGGGGTTCTGCACGTCCATCACGCGATGATCCAGCATTACCAGACAGGAAAATGGGTACTCGATCTTAAGGAAGATGACGTATATTGGTGTACGGCTGACCCGGGATGGGTGACGGGCACCAGCTACGGTATCTTCGCCCCATGGCTGAATGGAGTGACGAGCGTAATCCGAGGCGGCCGTTTCAGTCCAGATGACTGGTATGCGACGATTGCAGACAAGAACGTATCTGTTTGGTATTCCGCGCCAACGGCTTTCCGGAAAATGCTGAGTGCCGGGGAAGCGACAGCGAAGAATTATGATTTATCTTCCTTAAGGCATATTCTAAGTGTCGGTGAGCCCCTAAATCCAGAAGTAGTAAGCTGGGGGTTGAAAGCTTTTGACCTTCGTATCCACGATACGTGGTGGATGACCGAGACAGGAGCTATGCTCATTTGTAACTATCCATCGATGGATATCCGCCCGGGATCGATGGGTAAACCGATTCCTGGTGTGGAAGCATCGATCGTAGATAATGAAGGAAACGAGCTTCCGGCGAACCAGATGGGTAACCTGGCGATCAAAAAGGGATGGCCGTCCATGATGCGTGCCATTTGGAATAATCCAGGGAAATACGAAAGCTATTTCCTTAACGGCTGGTACGTTTCCGGAGACAGTGCTTACAAAGACGAAGAAGGCTATTTCTGGTTCCAGGGACGTCTGGATGACGTCATTAATACTTCTGGTGAACGGGTAGGTCCTTTTGAAGTAGAAAGTAAGCTGATTGAGCATGAAGCCGTTGCAGAAGCGGGAGTCATCGGTAAACCGGATCCCGAGCGCGGGGAGATCATCAAAGCTTTCATTACGCTTCGGGATGGATATGAACAATCAGATGAACTTCTGGAGGATATCCGTCAATTCGTTAAAAAAGGATTGAGTGCCCATGCGGCACCGAGGGAAATCGAAATCAAGGATACGATTCCGAAGACGCGGAGCGGTAAGATTATGCGCCGATTACTTAAGTCTTGGGAGCTTGGTCTTCCGACTGGCGATACTTCCACACTGGAAGAATAA
- the aldA gene encoding aldehyde dehydrogenase has protein sequence MIQHKLYINGEYTESDSSEWIEVLNPATEEVISKIPKGTKNDVERAVSAAAAAQKGWELTPNIERGRIVRKLGDEIEANRATFIDLLQEEQGKDYELASGEVDLAIDYFRYMSEWARRIEGEIVPSDRANENIFIYKKPIGVVAGIVPWNFPVFILARKVATALVTGCTIVLKPSQQTPNTAMEFTKIIDKMEEIPKGVYNVVTGSGSEIGNGLATHPEVQMVTMTGSVPAGTKVMEAAAQNITKVNLELGGKAPAIVTPNADLDIAVESITTSRLANNGQACTNAERVYVHESIADEFVEKLRHQFEGLTIGNPRENKEADVGPLVSKDRLEEVEEMVKEAVQNGAKVEFGGERGDLDKGYFYKPTILTNVTHDSKIMQEEIFGPVIPITTYKTLDEAIEKGNDTEYGLSSSVYTDDMNEAMRVVNELKFGETYVNRENFEAVQGYHAGMRKSGLGGADGKHGMEDFLVTHVVYMQYKNDKK, from the coding sequence ATGATTCAACATAAACTATACATTAATGGAGAATATACAGAATCGGACAGCTCGGAGTGGATCGAAGTTCTGAATCCGGCGACGGAAGAAGTCATTTCCAAGATTCCGAAAGGGACGAAGAACGATGTCGAACGTGCGGTTTCCGCGGCTGCAGCTGCACAAAAGGGCTGGGAGCTGACGCCTAATATTGAACGCGGGCGAATCGTTCGTAAGCTTGGAGATGAAATCGAGGCAAATCGTGCTACCTTCATCGATTTACTTCAAGAAGAACAAGGGAAAGATTACGAGCTTGCCAGCGGCGAAGTAGACCTTGCCATCGATTATTTCCGATACATGTCCGAATGGGCGCGCAGGATTGAAGGGGAAATTGTGCCGAGTGATCGTGCGAACGAAAATATTTTCATCTATAAAAAACCGATTGGCGTTGTCGCCGGTATCGTACCATGGAACTTCCCTGTTTTCATTTTGGCACGTAAGGTCGCGACAGCGCTTGTGACTGGCTGCACAATTGTGCTTAAGCCGAGCCAGCAGACGCCTAACACAGCGATGGAATTCACGAAAATTATCGATAAGATGGAGGAAATTCCAAAGGGTGTCTATAACGTCGTGACTGGTTCCGGTTCGGAGATCGGTAACGGACTGGCGACGCATCCGGAGGTGCAGATGGTTACGATGACGGGTAGTGTGCCTGCGGGTACGAAAGTAATGGAAGCAGCAGCTCAAAATATTACGAAAGTCAATTTGGAGCTTGGAGGTAAAGCACCGGCGATCGTCACTCCAAATGCAGATTTGGATATTGCAGTGGAGTCTATTACAACCTCCCGTCTGGCCAACAATGGACAAGCGTGTACGAATGCGGAGCGCGTCTATGTCCATGAAAGCATTGCAGACGAGTTCGTAGAGAAGCTGCGTCATCAGTTCGAGGGCTTGACGATTGGAAATCCGCGGGAGAACAAAGAAGCGGACGTTGGACCGCTTGTCAGTAAAGACCGGTTGGAAGAAGTGGAAGAAATGGTGAAGGAAGCCGTTCAAAACGGCGCCAAGGTGGAATTTGGCGGTGAACGGGGAGATTTGGATAAAGGCTACTTCTATAAGCCTACAATCCTGACCAACGTCACCCACGACAGCAAAATAATGCAGGAAGAAATTTTCGGTCCCGTCATCCCGATCACGACATACAAAACACTAGATGAAGCGATTGAAAAAGGTAACGATACCGAATACGGACTTTCTTCCTCTGTCTATACGGACGATATGAATGAAGCGATGAGAGTGGTCAATGAGCTGAAGTTCGGTGAAACATATGTGAACCGGGAAAACTTCGAAGCCGTTCAGGGATACCATGCCGGCATGCGTAAATCCGGCCTCGGCGGTGCGGATGGGAAACATGGAATGGAAGACTTCCTCGTCACCCACGTCGTTTATATGCAGTATAAGAACGATAAGAAATAA
- a CDS encoding M50 family metallopeptidase — translation MKLQIILMLVLALILTQLPIVGKYFAILNTMIHESGHSLMALLTGGEVRRISLLPDTSGLTWTGHRSWFGQVLTSMAGYVFASFFAFLFFYLIWRGHYKWMIYILLAFLAVNLIFWVRNLYGVFWIVTFGAGFLWLLRTGHETVVQYTLVFFASLILVESVTSAFEIMWISFVAPGQAGDAANLARATKIIPAPIWGIAFFAQSLYFAYLSLRRALPF, via the coding sequence TTGAAATTACAAATCATTCTGATGCTCGTCCTGGCGCTGATTTTGACGCAGCTTCCTATTGTTGGGAAGTATTTCGCCATTTTGAATACGATGATCCATGAAAGCGGACATTCTCTCATGGCTTTGTTGACTGGTGGCGAGGTCCGGAGGATTTCACTCCTTCCTGACACCTCCGGCCTCACGTGGACGGGGCACCGGTCCTGGTTCGGACAGGTGCTGACAAGCATGGCTGGATACGTCTTCGCATCCTTTTTTGCTTTCTTGTTTTTTTATTTAATCTGGCGTGGCCACTATAAATGGATGATCTATATTCTTCTTGCCTTTCTTGCTGTTAATTTGATCTTCTGGGTACGTAACCTGTATGGGGTGTTTTGGATCGTGACGTTCGGAGCCGGGTTCCTTTGGCTGCTGCGGACCGGTCATGAGACGGTTGTCCAATATACGCTGGTCTTTTTTGCTTCGCTGATTCTCGTCGAATCGGTGACGAGCGCTTTTGAAATTATGTGGATCAGTTTCGTCGCTCCGGGACAGGCTGGAGATGCCGCCAATCTGGCAAGGGCGACTAAAATCATACCGGCCCCGATATGGGGGATCGCCTTTTTTGCGCAATCGCTCTACTTCGCTTATTTATCATTAAGACGAGCCCTTCCTTTTTGA
- a CDS encoding glycosyl hydrolase family 18 protein has product MQIHVVQQGDTVFSIAGLYDSTPSAIITANELETPGDLVIGQALVIPIVGQFYFVQPGDTLSSIARAFNTTAAALAQVNGIAPNAPLSVGLRLYIPQQPPVPISTNAYVEPFGGEVSEALETAAEIRSPQLTYLAPFSYRIQTDGTLKAPPLDDFKNIAQKNDTSLMMVVTNLTDDGFSAELGRSILTNETLQNKLLDNIVKTAKETGFRDVHFDMEFLPPELRENYNQFLRKAKQRLSSEDLLMSTALAPKTSADQKGAWYEAHDYRAHGEIADFVVLMTYEWGYSGGPPMAVSPIGPVTEVVDYALTEMPANKILLGQNLYGYDWTLPYEPGGPFAKAVSPQRAIQIARENNVPISYDQKSQAPFFTYTDASTSKEHEVWFEDARSIQKKFDLIKDRGLLGISYWKLGLSFPQNWQLLGSRFSIEKV; this is encoded by the coding sequence ATGCAAATCCATGTCGTTCAGCAGGGAGATACCGTCTTCTCTATCGCTGGTCTTTATGATAGTACGCCAAGTGCCATTATTACGGCAAATGAATTGGAGACACCCGGGGATCTGGTCATCGGCCAGGCGCTGGTCATCCCGATTGTCGGCCAGTTTTATTTCGTTCAGCCCGGTGACACCTTATCTTCCATAGCGCGAGCCTTTAACACGACTGCCGCCGCACTCGCACAGGTAAACGGTATTGCTCCAAATGCACCGCTGTCCGTCGGTTTACGTTTGTACATTCCCCAACAACCGCCTGTTCCGATTTCGACAAATGCTTATGTGGAACCGTTTGGTGGGGAGGTGTCGGAAGCACTGGAGACGGCAGCAGAAATCCGATCGCCACAGCTCACTTACTTGGCACCTTTCAGCTACCGAATTCAAACGGATGGAACATTGAAGGCACCACCTCTGGATGATTTCAAGAACATCGCTCAAAAAAACGACACCTCCTTGATGATGGTGGTTACGAACTTAACCGACGACGGATTCAGCGCAGAACTGGGGAGATCGATCCTGACCAATGAAACGCTTCAGAATAAGCTGCTCGATAACATTGTAAAAACAGCAAAGGAAACCGGCTTCCGTGACGTCCATTTTGACATGGAATTCCTGCCTCCGGAACTTAGGGAGAATTATAATCAATTCTTACGTAAAGCGAAACAGCGGTTATCCTCGGAAGACTTGTTAATGTCGACAGCTCTGGCACCGAAGACAAGTGCCGATCAGAAAGGGGCCTGGTATGAAGCACATGATTACCGCGCGCATGGAGAAATTGCGGACTTTGTCGTTCTGATGACATATGAATGGGGATACAGCGGGGGGCCTCCAATGGCTGTTTCACCAATCGGTCCTGTAACAGAAGTTGTCGATTATGCGTTGACGGAAATGCCGGCGAACAAAATTCTCCTCGGCCAAAACTTGTATGGCTATGATTGGACTCTGCCTTATGAGCCGGGCGGACCTTTCGCCAAAGCCGTAAGCCCTCAGCGTGCCATACAAATCGCACGAGAGAATAATGTTCCCATTTCCTATGATCAAAAATCCCAAGCACCTTTTTTCACGTATACGGATGCATCCACAAGCAAAGAACACGAAGTATGGTTTGAAGATGCACGATCGATCCAGAAAAAATTCGACCTGATCAAAGACAGAGGTCTCTTAGGCATCAGCTATTGGAAGCTGGGGTTATCCTTCCCGCAAAACTGGCAGCTGCTCGGAAGCCGGTTCAGTATTGAGAAGGTTTAA
- a CDS encoding type 1 glutamine amidotransferase domain-containing protein yields the protein MSKIACVITSNFEDVEYTQPADAFTGEGHEVTNIEWEAGKEVTGKQGDATVKIDASIDDVKPDDFDALLIPGGFSPDILRADDKFVSFVKHFMDEKKPVFAICHGPQLLITAKTLEGRTATGFKSIAVDMEYAGVNYKDEEVVVCQNQLVTSRQPDDIPAFNRESLKLLK from the coding sequence ATGAGTAAGATTGCTTGTGTCATTACATCAAACTTTGAAGACGTGGAATATACACAACCTGCCGATGCTTTCACTGGAGAAGGTCATGAAGTGACGAATATTGAATGGGAAGCAGGCAAGGAAGTGACAGGGAAACAAGGAGATGCGACGGTGAAGATCGATGCATCCATCGATGATGTGAAGCCGGACGATTTCGATGCGCTGTTAATCCCTGGTGGATTCTCCCCGGACATTCTCCGTGCCGATGATAAATTCGTATCGTTCGTGAAACACTTTATGGATGAAAAGAAACCGGTATTCGCTATTTGTCATGGGCCGCAGCTGTTGATTACAGCGAAGACTCTGGAAGGTCGTACAGCGACAGGCTTCAAGTCTATCGCGGTAGATATGGAATATGCAGGCGTGAATTATAAAGACGAGGAAGTCGTCGTTTGTCAGAATCAGTTGGTGACGAGCCGTCAGCCGGATGATATCCCGGCATTTAATCGGGAATCACTGAAACTGCTGAAATAA